The Vigna angularis cultivar LongXiaoDou No.4 unplaced genomic scaffold, ASM1680809v1 tig00000386_4, whole genome shotgun sequence sequence AGTATAATAGTGTTTATATGAATTATACTCAAGAGATTAGAGTGTGTGAAAATGTTAAAGAATGTGTATTATAGTTTTCATTCAGAGTGTTGcttgttttgtgtttttacaatattgtttgaattaaaaCTTCAGTcaaattatttagattttttatccTTAAGTTGATCTTATATGTTGTTGCTCAGACATATATATGGTGTTTTTCTGTTGGATAATAtttgtttagaaaataaatttcattattatttcatattttttaaaattttagggCTACTCCGATTGTTGTAAAATTCTAtacaagtttttttaaaatgttatattatcattctttttaaaattaccCTGTatcattttaagttttgaaCAATCACTTGCACTAGAAATGTCATTGGAATAGTAAAAGGTAGAGTGCAAGTAtacattgaaaataatattaagaaatgtAATTGTAATTTAGTCTGAATGTTTGTATGAAGTTTGAATAAAATGAATGTTCTGGAGAATTGATGTTAAAGTTGGCAGGGGAGAGTTTTGAAGAATGTGCAGCTAGAGAAGTAAAAGAGGAAACAGGATTGGACATAGGGAAGAGTGAGTTTTTAACAGTAACAAACAATGTGATGTTGGAGCAACCAAAAAAGTGTCACTATGTTACGATTTTCATGAGATCAGTGGTGGGGGAAGAGCAAGTGCCACAGAATCTTGAGCCAAACAAGTGTGATGGTTGGGAGTGGTATGATTGGGATCATTTGCCACATCCTTTGTTTGGGCCTCTTGAGAGAATGGTCAAAGGAGGTTTTAACCCCTTTTCTTCCTAATTAAGTTTCTTAATGCTTTTTTCTGAGCTTGATTAGGTAACTATGTCTTTGGGTTAGGTTTTATCTGTTTCTTTTCATGCTTCAACTGGATTTGatcctataaatatatttacaattcACTATTATTATACATCTCTCAACTCTCCCTTAGGagtacaaaatattattaatattggtTTAATGATGGTCCAATTATGGATAATCATACTTTATCTTTAAGTTGATCAACATTAAGGTTAATGTGGTTTGTCTAATGACCGACTAATTTGTTTGGTGATCGGTCAAGTCCATTGATGACTCGCTAGATAATCCGAGATATGGCTGATCGTATGGTTTATGAGTAATCAGACAGTCAAACGGTATCGTTATCTTTTATAGATTTTTGTAggtatttgataaatatttaattattcacTTGTCAAGAAGATGGTGGTAATATGCTATCCATTAATAATTACttgcaaattttatttgaatattttttgaaaaaaatcaagaaatcaaaataaagttattagtgaaaaaatattaataattgaaaaatcaTTTAGAATTTaacttcatatatttttatttttttatttagaccaatgaaattaaaagaatttttaatttttttaatttatattttagtgtaatttatttaaatttactttttaaaaataaaatttatttacattaatatttcagtatgcaaatttatttaaattttactttaaaattaattttgttatctaaattcatattttaaaaaattatttttgaataattttatttaaaactaaaaagtatatatctataaatatttgtcaGAATCTAGATGTATCTacagatataaaaaaatttacaggTAAAATTTTGCCTACTACACCGGCACTCCTCTTGGAGGCTTCTTGCTCCAGCAAACAAGGCTTGGCGTAGAGACCCCTACACTCGTTTGTTTCTATGTTGCATTGCACCGATTAAAGGGCTTCTTGTCCATAGACCTACGACATGGAAGATCGTTAGGCATGTGGGATGGTTACAAAGttacaataaaaacatttttacgATATTTACTATTATGTTACCATGCTATACGtggattataatttatatacaaacttactataaaaatattttagtttaaattttcgaACAGTTCTCGTATTTGTACACAATCTCAAGTAAATTCTCTTATTAAAAACAGTCtcaattttattctaaattttaaaaaatcgtAACGAAAAAGactttatttttacaaattttcaaaatttaagatcCAATTGAGACTCTTttcaataaacaaatataataatcatcTGAGAGtttaaaacaaatgttttttatattagtgaAAGGtcacatataattttattttcttatacaaaaaacaaaaaataaaataaaatcaaaacacCTCAAATTTCATAACTCAACTTCTAAAAGATTCTATCCAAGGTTATGATTAAAATACATGAGCAACTTTTGTCCTAATTAATAATACACGTATAATAGGGTAATTCTTTGCACACTCATTCCACAAAATAACATGCAGAAATATCCATAGACCTTTTAGCACCttataccttcatgtacattATCAAGACCATTAATAAGCTTAAATAGATCATTTCATGGTCAAATTTGTCATTAATATTCACTATACTCATGCTAAGTTAGATTACAACATAGGTAACTACTTCTGACACAAATTGATGAGTGCATGTGTAGGGATGACCTTAATTAATCTTAAACAAATAACAttcttgtaaaatataatttactttgAATGTAAATGTTAGAAATCAGAAATTTACTTTCATGTTCTTTCATTTGTTAAATGAGtgcaaatattaattttgtattgaaCATATCAAGCCCAAAAAAGTTAGAGGTGTGGAAGTAAGAAAAGTGAAGGAAAAAGGTAGGATAACAGGTGTAATACTAGCATGGGAGGTGAGACTTAATAATCACTTATAAATTATTCCTCTCACTTATTTCAATGCA is a genomic window containing:
- the LOC108335497 gene encoding geranyl diphosphate phosphohydrolase; its protein translation is MLKLAGESFEECAAREVKEETGLDIGKSEFLTVTNNVMLEQPKKCHYVTIFMRSVVGEEQVPQNLEPNKCDGWEWYDWDHLPHPLFGPLERMVKGGFNPFSS